One region of Fervidobacterium gondwanense DSM 13020 genomic DNA includes:
- a CDS encoding Ig-like domain repeat protein, whose amino-acid sequence MKKAVFLTTFVVLLLILTLSGCDTVANLFNKPPVWSSIPDQIVLKGQSVTVDLKQYVSDPDNNLDQIVLKTTGKGSISNGVYTWTPTEVGTYEIEVEAVDKAGAKASKVFKVIVQPSGPVWSSIPDQTILKGQTVTVDLKEYVSDPDNNIEQIVLKTTGKGSISNGVYTWTPTEAGEYDIEVEAIDEAGDKASIVFKVIVQESGTLVVNISQYNSGPVVEGARVEVKDSAGNLRGVGYSDSKGIARVLFRADEEKEYLNVFISKEGHARTSILGMRLLRDQEVELTTTLRKATAAQTATEIPIEVDVKLYTDATKAVEIDPATDITLNSIYVSVVATPVEFGGGINIIYAKVGGVPGTSYFTAPRLYVGVWNELEGSLSVLEFEGEVPLIVDVYDHNDNKVEKIIWLNIVRTPASNVTPYVVQRNTTAYATQYDLYAYTRRQAVQFYSGPKVPENVKGIDASGNAFELAGAPDDDSNLWIEIRWRRWFSTSGATKPKAYRVYRSFDGKSWTPIATLPETYYYYRDTSPLLEVGKKTWYAVSSVYDGFESDKTVIGHITPLPLLNIEVVSPTNGSTNVPRDTVFKWRFTGLEAYVPTDDELSTTSLTYTYSIWLYDYIQNDVAWYSLGLKPSSFYRFTAPDQEVTIKFSDYYIVNRNNSAPYWVDYALQDAYAYDKLQANKTYNWTLRHAWAQKIYNGLSLTDSNLKFKTIAYAIHADDTGVILGPSFVVKPSVFYTFTTGTN is encoded by the coding sequence GTGAAGAAGGCAGTATTTTTAACCACGTTCGTTGTGCTTTTGCTCATACTCACGCTCAGTGGGTGTGATACGGTAGCAAACCTTTTCAACAAGCCACCTGTTTGGAGTTCCATCCCGGATCAGATCGTCCTTAAGGGTCAGAGTGTTACAGTGGATCTGAAACAGTACGTCAGCGACCCTGATAACAACCTCGACCAAATCGTTTTGAAGACAACGGGTAAAGGTTCCATCTCGAACGGCGTTTATACGTGGACACCAACAGAAGTTGGTACATATGAGATTGAAGTTGAAGCTGTAGACAAGGCTGGAGCGAAGGCTTCAAAAGTATTTAAGGTTATTGTCCAACCATCAGGGCCTGTTTGGAGTTCCATCCCGGATCAGACCATTCTTAAGGGACAGACGGTTACAGTGGATTTGAAAGAGTACGTCAGCGATCCAGATAACAATATCGAACAAATAGTTTTAAAGACAACAGGAAAAGGTTCCATATCGAATGGTGTTTACACGTGGACGCCGACAGAAGCTGGGGAGTACGACATAGAAGTTGAGGCTATAGACGAAGCGGGTGACAAGGCTTCAATAGTCTTTAAAGTCATAGTTCAAGAGTCTGGAACACTTGTGGTGAACATTTCCCAATACAACTCCGGTCCAGTTGTAGAAGGTGCAAGAGTTGAAGTCAAAGACAGCGCAGGCAATCTCAGGGGCGTTGGATACAGTGACAGCAAAGGTATTGCCAGAGTGCTATTCAGGGCAGATGAAGAAAAGGAATATCTCAACGTATTTATATCAAAAGAAGGCCACGCCAGAACATCGATACTTGGAATGAGACTCTTAAGAGATCAGGAAGTCGAACTCACGACCACGCTTAGAAAAGCAACAGCAGCGCAAACAGCAACAGAGATTCCTATTGAGGTCGACGTTAAGCTTTACACAGACGCTACAAAAGCAGTTGAGATTGATCCAGCGACAGACATAACACTGAACAGCATTTACGTGAGTGTTGTTGCCACACCGGTTGAATTTGGTGGTGGAATAAATATTATCTACGCAAAAGTCGGCGGTGTTCCTGGAACAAGTTACTTTACAGCGCCAAGGTTGTATGTAGGGGTTTGGAACGAACTGGAAGGTTCATTGTCAGTATTAGAATTCGAAGGTGAAGTGCCTTTGATAGTTGATGTGTACGACCACAACGATAATAAGGTTGAGAAGATAATCTGGCTCAACATAGTGAGAACACCGGCAAGTAACGTTACACCTTACGTGGTACAGAGAAACACGACAGCTTATGCAACACAGTATGACCTTTACGCGTACACGAGAAGACAAGCAGTTCAATTCTATTCTGGACCAAAAGTCCCAGAGAATGTTAAGGGAATAGACGCATCGGGCAATGCATTTGAACTAGCAGGCGCACCAGATGACGATTCAAACCTCTGGATTGAAATCAGATGGAGGAGATGGTTCTCAACTTCTGGAGCTACAAAACCGAAAGCATACAGGGTTTACAGATCATTCGATGGCAAAAGCTGGACGCCGATAGCTACACTTCCAGAAACGTACTATTACTACAGAGACACCTCACCACTTCTTGAAGTTGGAAAGAAGACATGGTATGCAGTCTCGTCCGTTTACGATGGATTCGAATCAGATAAAACAGTTATTGGTCATATAACGCCGTTGCCACTTCTTAACATAGAAGTAGTGTCACCGACGAATGGCTCAACGAATGTTCCAAGGGATACAGTCTTCAAATGGAGATTCACAGGTTTAGAAGCATACGTACCCACTGATGATGAATTATCAACAACATCACTAACGTATACATATAGTATCTGGCTATACGATTACATCCAAAACGATGTGGCTTGGTATAGCTTGGGTTTAAAACCAAGTTCATTCTATCGATTCACAGCACCTGATCAAGAAGTTACGATTAAATTTAGTGATTATTATATAGTCAATAGAAATAATTCTGCACCATACTGGGTAGATTATGCATTACAAGATGCTTACGCATACGACAAGCTCCAGGCGAACAAGACCTACAACTGGACACTCAGACATGCATGGGCACAGAAGATTTACAATGGTTTGAGCTTGACGGATTCTAACCTGAAGTTTAAGACGATAGCCTATGCTATCCACGCGGATGACACAGGTGTGATCCTTGGTCCTAGTTTTGTTGTAAAACCGTCCGTGTTCTACACATTCACAACTGGAACGAATTGA
- a CDS encoding S8 family serine peptidase, translating into MRRLSSVLLVVALTVVLLFVFACTPQVKNGSNVDNKPAVNKPISKVTNQPVLFGELIPGEYFEGKVLVGYENRDAALEVVKLLNGKIVVDLPQIKMISVKFNGKVADAYAKIKEANIKGIRYVEPSYKRELIEPLPVKGDIEKESNFEPRVTSATSPRGNEEFSNLLWGVEAVGATEVWSEASGTDVIVAVVDSGVDGTHPDLEGQVIEGYRPAFDKELPAGTDSSYGGAHGTHVAGTIAAKKDGKGIVGVAPNAKIMPIVIFDDPALVGGNGYVGDDFVAAGIIWAVENGAKVMNHSWGGSGYSHTLKYAFDYAMDNGVVMVASSGNDYSKVQHKYPGGYPGVIRVAAIEYNGGQYRTTGFSTKADSVVIGGPGVKILSTVPLPESLGYEGESVVSDENEGTYDYYEGTSMAAPHVTGVVVLLFQKHPNAKPWQIRKLIESTAKDIDKPGFDEYSGYGLVNVKRAFASTLPTSGGATLDIVVTDAYESWRVPSVFVTLKKKIDGRYFAYYAKTDINGIAHFPAIDTGEYEVIIGGPDSYERCESPYGFMAYYTAMRMEEERQINDTINLTADATKTYKFTSEFKVKFGTPYTGASLVVKNLLTDEVEELPYNTNVKNLSEKSGLLQLSVKLSAPAPANATLNGTATINGYDIPVVVNITTGATEALVVDYLGDYFGTMYLVPPMLWWTVFGKN; encoded by the coding sequence ATGAGAAGACTGAGCAGTGTATTGTTGGTTGTTGCTTTAACGGTTGTTTTGCTCTTCGTTTTTGCATGTACGCCGCAGGTTAAGAATGGTTCAAACGTTGATAATAAACCAGCTGTAAATAAACCGATAAGCAAAGTAACGAATCAGCCAGTTCTCTTTGGCGAGCTCATTCCTGGCGAGTACTTCGAAGGAAAAGTGCTTGTTGGCTACGAAAACAGAGATGCAGCGCTCGAAGTAGTTAAGCTTTTGAATGGTAAGATAGTTGTAGACCTTCCACAGATTAAGATGATATCGGTAAAATTCAACGGTAAAGTCGCAGATGCGTATGCGAAGATTAAGGAAGCGAATATCAAAGGAATCAGGTACGTCGAACCGAGCTATAAGCGAGAACTCATTGAACCACTCCCAGTTAAGGGCGATATCGAAAAAGAATCGAATTTTGAGCCAAGAGTAACAAGCGCAACAAGTCCAAGGGGCAACGAAGAGTTCAGCAATCTCCTTTGGGGCGTTGAGGCAGTTGGCGCAACGGAGGTATGGAGCGAAGCTTCCGGTACAGATGTAATCGTTGCAGTTGTTGACAGTGGTGTCGACGGAACGCACCCTGACCTTGAAGGACAAGTAATAGAAGGTTACAGACCAGCATTTGATAAAGAACTTCCAGCTGGAACTGACTCGTCCTACGGTGGTGCGCATGGTACGCACGTTGCAGGAACGATCGCAGCGAAGAAAGACGGAAAAGGTATCGTCGGCGTAGCGCCGAATGCGAAGATAATGCCGATAGTAATATTCGATGATCCAGCACTTGTTGGCGGAAATGGATATGTCGGTGACGACTTCGTCGCAGCAGGTATCATCTGGGCTGTTGAAAATGGTGCAAAAGTCATGAACCACTCATGGGGTGGTTCTGGCTACAGCCACACTTTAAAGTACGCATTTGACTATGCTATGGACAACGGAGTTGTAATGGTTGCTTCCTCAGGTAATGATTACTCAAAAGTACAGCACAAATATCCTGGTGGTTATCCTGGTGTGATAAGGGTTGCGGCGATTGAGTACAACGGTGGACAATACAGAACAACTGGATTTTCAACAAAGGCTGATTCTGTCGTCATAGGTGGACCTGGTGTGAAGATACTCTCGACCGTTCCTCTTCCGGAAAGCCTTGGCTATGAAGGTGAAAGCGTCGTATCCGATGAAAACGAAGGTACATATGATTACTACGAAGGAACGTCAATGGCCGCACCGCATGTAACAGGTGTTGTTGTATTGCTGTTCCAAAAACATCCAAACGCAAAACCATGGCAGATAAGAAAGCTCATAGAGAGCACAGCGAAAGATATCGACAAACCAGGCTTTGACGAATACTCAGGATATGGTTTAGTGAACGTTAAGAGAGCATTTGCAAGTACACTGCCAACATCCGGCGGTGCAACGCTCGACATAGTCGTCACAGATGCATACGAAAGCTGGCGCGTTCCTTCCGTGTTCGTTACGCTCAAGAAGAAAATTGACGGTAGGTACTTTGCATACTACGCTAAGACGGACATCAACGGTATCGCTCACTTCCCAGCGATAGACACTGGCGAGTACGAAGTAATCATCGGTGGTCCGGATAGCTATGAAAGATGCGAGTCACCATACGGATTCATGGCTTACTACACTGCAATGAGAATGGAAGAAGAAAGGCAGATCAACGATACAATCAACTTGACGGCTGACGCAACGAAGACGTATAAATTCACCTCAGAGTTCAAAGTTAAGTTTGGCACGCCATACACTGGTGCTTCGCTTGTAGTGAAAAACCTCTTAACAGATGAAGTTGAAGAATTACCGTACAACACAAATGTGAAGAACCTATCGGAAAAGTCCGGATTGTTACAATTGTCAGTAAAATTGTCCGCACCTGCACCTGCTAATGCTACTCTCAACGGAACTGCTACGATAAACGGATACGATATTCCCGTGGTTGTTAACATAACAACAGGTGCGACGGAAGCGCTTGTAGTCGATTATTTAGGTGATTATTTTGGAACTATGTATTTAGTTCCTCCGATGCTTTGGTGGACAGTCTTCGGAAAGAACTAA
- the fmt gene encoding methionyl-tRNA formyltransferase, with product MDSSKNGKDLRILFLGTPEFAAIHLEFLLKNGYNVVAVISQADKPRGRGQKLLPTPVKEIALKYNLPVFQPKNLTKEGMEIIEQFKPDIGIVVAYGRLLKKPFLDAIPFYNIHTSLLPKYRGAAPMQRCLENGENVTGVTIFKISEGMDDGDIALQSAFEVGECETLGELYEKMTIYGTKLLDEFLKNYPVPLTPQDHSQATYASKIEKEDLYVDFSKSAEQVRNKIRSYDPVPGAKAVINGVEVKLYGACGTEKDIKTAEIGEIINISKELGGLIKCGENALWVKCIQFPGKSRITFADARNGGMIKEGMLFQRTVKFAKDGTRE from the coding sequence ATGGACAGTTCAAAAAACGGCAAGGATTTACGAATCCTGTTCCTCGGAACACCGGAATTTGCGGCGATTCATCTCGAATTCCTTTTAAAAAATGGGTACAACGTTGTCGCGGTCATATCCCAGGCTGACAAACCAAGAGGCAGGGGGCAGAAGCTACTTCCCACACCTGTTAAAGAAATTGCCCTGAAATACAACCTACCCGTATTCCAGCCGAAGAACTTAACAAAAGAAGGCATGGAGATAATCGAGCAGTTCAAACCGGACATCGGCATCGTCGTTGCTTACGGCAGGCTTTTGAAAAAGCCGTTTTTAGATGCTATACCATTTTACAACATCCACACCTCACTTCTTCCAAAATACCGTGGCGCAGCGCCTATGCAGAGGTGCTTGGAGAACGGGGAAAATGTGACTGGCGTTACGATATTCAAAATCTCAGAAGGCATGGACGACGGCGACATAGCGCTCCAAAGTGCTTTTGAAGTTGGGGAATGCGAAACCCTCGGAGAACTTTACGAAAAGATGACGATTTATGGGACAAAGCTTCTTGATGAGTTTTTGAAAAACTATCCTGTACCGCTAACGCCTCAAGACCACTCTCAGGCAACTTATGCATCGAAGATAGAAAAGGAAGATTTATACGTAGATTTCTCAAAGAGCGCAGAACAGGTGAGGAACAAAATCAGGTCATATGACCCGGTGCCTGGTGCGAAGGCAGTAATAAATGGTGTAGAAGTCAAATTGTACGGTGCGTGCGGGACAGAAAAAGATATAAAGACAGCAGAAATAGGGGAGATAATAAATATATCGAAAGAACTTGGTGGGTTGATAAAATGTGGAGAAAACGCCTTGTGGGTGAAATGCATTCAATTTCCAGGCAAGTCAAGAATCACGTTTGCTGATGCGAGAAATGGGGGTATGATTAAGGAAGGAATGTTGTTTCAAAGAACTGTGAAATTTGCTAAAGATGGCACGAGAGAGTAA